From Triticum aestivum cultivar Chinese Spring chromosome 7B, IWGSC CS RefSeq v2.1, whole genome shotgun sequence:
GGCCATGGTGCGGGGGtaggggcggctagggttttggcCAAAGGGGACGGCGGCGGCTAAGGGTGCGGGAGAGAAGGTGGAGAAGGTTGCGGTGGGGAAGTGGGGGCGTGGGGGCATGGAGGGTTGTATTTGGGCTaggtgggtgagagggtgagggggcGAGGGCTACCGTTGGATccaggagcatccaacggtgcttgATACATGATCCGCGTGATATGGCTATGGCCCAATCAGAACGCAGTACACGTGTATGACATTATGACCATCTAGTATTGGACGTTATGACCATTCAAAATTGGTCATGGTCAAATAAAAATAAAGTGTAAAATCATGTCAGcattttattttttatgttttgagtgtccaaaatgatttttttttgtGAATAAGCTACCAAATATTTGCAcgaggtgcatcttggaattccaaacaatgttgtctaagagagttttcattttctttgcacggaaaattcattttccattttttcgagtgcccgaaatgagttttctttgtgaaggacctaccatatatttgttgcaaaattggacctaataaattttataaaatactaggccatatataatgcacaattgacaaaatggttgggtgtcaacagttttgatccacctctggtgaaaatgACAAATTtgcgccgattcagctggaagcgggtcaaatttgaactgtagctaccttgtagtttgctctttatttttttcaaaaatcatttctaggtacataagtatctatttaatcagagaaacaccaacaaaattacaagattcaaccactagctaggaacggtcattcccactgttttgaccgcattttgaaatgtgaataaaaaaatcaaaaaaacaaaaaattggaaaaccttcgcattgtgtcattatatgtggccaagtttcgaggaaaaataataaacttgtaatacggaaattattttttaaaagtgttctcagaaacgagctatcatgcgtgaagattcatggctttcaagtcaaatgatcaatcttatggccaaattcatggcatagtttgttcaaatgatctcgtattgtgcacaagggtgcatcttgaaattccaaacaatgttgtctaagggagttttcattttctttgcacggaaaattcattttccatttttcgagtgcccgaaataagtttttttgtgaaggacctaccatatatttgttgcaaaattggatcaaatcaattttctaaaatactagacatatctaatgcacaattgaccaaatggttgggtgtaaaaagttttgatccacctctcgtgaaaaagacaaatttccgccgattcagttggaagcgggtcaaatttgaactgtagttgcctcgtagtttgctctttattttttccaaaaatcatttctaggtacataagtatctatttaatcagagaaacaccaaaaaaattccaagattcaaccactagctaggaacggtcaagcccactgttttgaccgcattttgaaacgtgcataaaatattcagaaaaacaaaaaattggaaaaccttcgcattgtgtcattatatgtggccaagtttccaggaaaaataataaacttgtaatatggaaattatttttaaaaagtgttctcagaaacgagctatcatgcgtgaagattcatggctttcaagccaaatgatcaatcttatggccacattcatggcatagtttgttcaaatgatctcatattgtgcacaagggtgcattttggaattccaaacaatgtttcctaagggagttttcattttctttgcacggaaaatacatttttcattttccgagtgcccgaaatgagtttttttgtgaaggacctagcatatatttgttgcaaaattggacctaatcaattttataaaatactaggacatatttaatgcacaattgacaaaatggttgggtgtcaaaagttttgatccacctctggtgaaaaagacaaattcccgtcgatttagttggaagcgagtcaaatttgaactgcaggcgcctcatagtttgctctttattttttccaaaaatcatttctaggtaaataagtatctatttaatcagaaatacatggtttgatggcgagacatcgaggtttggacggtggccgagggccccaactctagagcgcataagctcacatgcccgccgcgtggtcaccgcgtgaccgtggcgttgccatgcattctgggcggcctaggcatgtctagtgggttgggcactccccaggtaggtgctaggaagaaaattataacataagattctcatgaggagagcgaactatgctcaaacatgaattagcagctaagtgtttgattagcggtacgggaaatgcacatggccaatgggcgtgagttttggatgAGGACaatcatatactaagaagaatgtcttcataaatttttagggaaatcaagaatatataaataacacttccttcacaaagtgctgctctgaacagaataggaaaatgaatattgttgagttatttttgaactaggcaaggaaggtttttgacatatttgatgaagatatgatccaaaaaatttatgataattttttggaattttttggaatagcagaaATATAGGCtgtttcacaacctagggcaaaaattgacacatggacattgacacataggcaaaactgatgagatggcgcctagtcatcacaacccaccacaatctacaaggctatgaccatctatattggtcgttaacaactagaaataaggcagcggaccaacactgtttgctttatgaccttttcgtgtaaggaaattatgacctttctgacgaAAATGagcgcaatggtttagggtttggagccccccgaaaaGCTTTTGACCAATTGATCTCAAatagtcatagatctatgaccaattcttccaaggtcactgacagaaggtcactagttgacatatttcttgtagtgataccTCAAAAGATTTGAGGCATGGATCGGTAATGCTGCATCCATGGGGGGGTAGACTAACTTTGTTGGACTCAGTTGTCACCCAAATATCCTTATATCATATGTCTATGTGGCTTATGAGTAAaaccttcattgaaaaacttgaCAAGCATAGAAGGAAATTCTTTTGGCAAGGATGTAACAAGAAAAAGAGATATCATTTGGTTAAATGGGGCAGAATATGTAAATCTAGAGATAAAGCTGGCATGGGAGTTCAAGATCTTCGGAAACAAAACATTAGTTTGATGGTTAAGGGGTGGTGGAAACTTGAGACCCAAAATGGCCTATGGCAAAATATCGTTCGTGCCCGATATTTGGGAAACAAAACTATGGCTACGGTCGAACCCAGGTTCACTGACTCACCATGCTAGAAAGCCCTGCTTAAAGTTAAGACTCTCTACATGGCTGGTAGGAAGATCAGAACTGAATCTGGGGATCTAACTAGAGTATGGAAAGACTCCATTAATGGGTCTCACCCTTTCCAGGACCGTTATCCCCTGCTGTTTGATATTTGCACCGATCAGGATTGTACTGTTGCCAATTTCAAATCTGTGAAAACCAATACCTTCTTCAGGAGAAGGCTTACCCCCGATCTTCAGAGACAATGGGAGGAAATGGGTAAAAATATTAACAATATGAAGTTgggaagcgggggggggggggggggtaccaggTGTACTGGGGGCTCAGTGGAAATGGTAGACTTTCTACTAAATCTATGTACAAATGGCTAGAAAACCCTCTTAGTGGCTGCCACTATAGATGTATTTGGAAGGCCAAGATCCCCctcaaaatcaaaaaaaaaattatgGCAGTTATCTCCGGATGTTGTTTTAACCAGGCAAGTCATGAAGGAGAGGAGATGGCCTGGGGATCCCAAATGCTCCTTTTGTGATGATATTGAATCATCTCGACATTTGTTCTTCATGTGTCCTGTGGCTAGAGTGGTTTGGCGTTGTGTTGGGATGGCTCTAGGGACTGAGTTATGTCCGAGCAGTTACTAGCAATGTTTCTCCTGGTGTCACACTTTCCTTCCTTCTGGGAAGAAGTATTATACTGTTGGCCTCGCGGCCGTTTGCCGGGCTATCTGGCTTGCTCGAAATCGAGCCACTTTTGAGAAAAAACAAATTAAGACACCGTTTGAGATTGTGTTTTCCATGTGATCCTTTTTGTTGTATTGGGCAGGTCTACAGCAAGGAGGTGTCAAGGAGCTATGCAGCAGGGCGGCGATGGTCAGATCGAGCACTATGAGCATGATGAAGATGTGCGAGAGGGTGAGGAGACCGATCGAGGGGGAGTGATCTCGCGTACTCGCCTACATTCAGATATGCCTTTGATGTTTCAAGCTGCAGATTGCTTCGTTTGGCCCCTCTGTTGGGCTTTTGACTGTAATAGACTGTAGTGTTTTGGGTAGCTATTGAACTATGGTGCTGTCAGGTTTTTGCCCCATGGCGTTCGTTTAGATGTCGGGCGAACGCAGTGGGTTTCCTGGCAGTGCCCGAACTCACTGCACCTCTTTCCTTTTCCCTGTTATTCTCTCGGAACTATGTATTTCCGTTCGTTTGCAATGGAAAGAGGTCATGCCCGGTTCGATTTTTTTTGCTTTTGAGAGGTTTAACTTGGGGCCATTTGACCTGGTTCTTCTCGGCTAAATGCTGgtcattctttgggccgtgcaggTTTCAGGCTGGGTTTGCAAAAGCCTGATCTCAAAAGGACCAGCCCAGTGTTCAAAAACAAAAAGGAAGGACTTGCCCGAGACCGACCCCAAGCCCTAAAAATCGTGTATCTCAAAAAAGAACCGGCCCGACCCCGACAAAAAGCATGTGATCTCAAATTTCTCGTCATAGGAGCGCGGAATGCATAACAAATTCTAGTTTATGCATCACACTAGAAAAGGCCAATACATGCTCACAAACATGAGGGGGAAAAGCCCTaattttggggtgtgtgtgtgtgtgtgtgacactGAAAATATGTTATGTACCTATAGATGACATGACGGAAAAAACATAAGATAGAAATATCATGGGAGTAGAAAAAactataggaagtgagatgacatgtatctcaattcatATAGGAAAAAAGATGTTATTTTGATGCAAATGATAGAAAAATTTTCTATTAAATTCAAGCtaatatttttttgtttctttAAAATTTGAAAGATTGGTCCTTCTTTTGCGGAAATAATTCTTGTATTACTCAATCAAAGTACAATCACGCTTAATAGCACCAAAAGCGACCTCTGGTCTGGACCCAAACCATGCAGCAGTTCGGCCTCGAATCCTCTCAAAGTTTGCCAAACACGTGACTAGAGGAAttagagtgaattgcaaaaaaccaccatatTTGGGGCGTCCTTTGCAGAAAATCACCTAGcccctaattttgtacaaaaatcaCCGCGTTTCTAGTAATCTTTTTGCAAATTGCACTAATCAGGTGATTTAGCCTGATtgatcactttctgacaagtgAGACCGGATTGTAAGTAGATGGTTTGGTAAAAAAAATTGACATATACCTCCCTTATAGCTAAAATCTCAGCCTCCAACACATCATTGCAGGAAGAAAATGTGCCTACAGGAGCTGAAAGATCGGTCCTTATCGTACATAGAAATAAGAATCCATTCGTATAAACCAGAAGTGCTCCAAAGGATCTTGTCGCTTTGAGCTTGAGTTGGCTCCAGCACTAGACGAGGTTGTGGCTGATGTGGCAGCAAAGTAGCCACGTTGACCTTGTGTGTCATAACAACACCGACCGGTGGGCTCGAGGTGTGACTTTTCGCTCGCTGCAAAAGAGTAGACAAGACCTTGTGATTTGGTGATCCACTGATCCTTTTATTTTCAGAACATCCTGCGAGTTTGGGGCGCAGGGCACTACTGATCCCGCTCCTGCCGAGAGGCTTCTGGCACATCGTTTAGAGTCGACATGACTGCATGTATACTGATATTTTTCCTCCGTTTTTTTTTTTACATAATACTAGAACGATGGATAATCACATTTCCTAGCTACCCCAGAAAACATCAAGAGCATCATGCATCAATCCCCTCGTCCATTTCAGATTTCACTGACGTGACGGCGTGGACGCACAATCAATCCCCGAAACCATTCCCGCACGCCAGAGATGTACTACCGGCCGGCATCGTGTAGGAAACCAggcaaaaaagaagaagcaaaggcaaGGACCATGGCACCCTACCAACTGTTGAACACGCTCCCCTCTCAAACACAGTACAGCAGTAGACTGATTACTTGTTAATTAATCCGCGAAAGCGGCCGGACCAGCCAGGGAACGGATAAGGCCTCCAGCACAAACGTACACCCCGCATGACGCATGGCCCATCATCCTCTCCTCTCTTCACGCGCGACGTGACACCCGTTTCCTCTCTCGTTAATCGTTATCGCTTATCCTCCGCCCCCAAAGCTTATCCCTTCCATACCACTTTTGACATCCTTGTCGCCCTACCCTATCTCTCTGCACGTCACGTCGCTACTAAGTATTAATTTGGCCTTGTCCCCTTGATCTTTTAACATACGCTAATGTGGGAGCATCTCACCGTCTGTGCTTGGATGGTGAAGGCCTGAAGTGACCACCACTTGACGTCCCCTGGTCGAGCACATACGGTATCTCTGATTCAAGGATTTTCAGAGAATTTTCGGAGCACTGAGACCTTTAGAATTTCTGCTCTCGCCCCGCTTCGTACATAAAGAACAAACCAACCGAACCGAAGTGCACGGCCCAACGATATAGTACTCCACAAAATTTTCGGAGTATATTTCAATTGCTTGATTCTTCATAGGATGAATTCTCCATAAGATTTTCATACTGGTTTCTCTGATCACCCAAACCAGTTGAAAACAATCCGTTCTTTTCTATGACACAATCAAACAAGAAGCCAAATCATATAGACTTCGAATGGGCGTGATATTTCGGCCCTACATTTTTTTTTCTATTCATGTACGGTttaaatcctacaaatcaaagaggccctacaAGAGATAAAAAATATGGATCACGATGAACCCTTTTGCCGATATAGTATTTTTCAGAACACAAATTATGTACAATAGCACCACTTCACCAACCATAGTACACAGATATGGTCAAGTATATATGGTGCTCGGCAACTGTTAGTACTCTCAATTATTAGTTTGTATTATATTACATATGTGCAATGCACTGCTAAGAAACATCCTAGAGATCGACTTAGAACACACATGTCGATGATCAATCGGGGCTCTTACTTGCTTGATCTGCATGCATACCTTGGCGCTATACTAGCATTGAAAAGGTTAATCGGGCTTCTTCTCTCCAATGAGATAGAACACTGGCATAACTTGTAGGCTAGGATGGATATCACATGCACCATGTTCggtgctccctctccctctctttgcaTGTCAATGCAACTACTAGCAGCTAGTAAAAGAATTAAGAAAAACCTAAGCTCTATGCGGCCATTGGTGATGTGAGCTGAGATGAGTGAGATCCCGGAGTACTACAAAGTaggatccatccatccatccatccatcttgtCTCCTCCCTAGTAGTTTGTTTCCATTACTAATTCCCTTGCAACTTGCATGCATATGCATGTCTTTTCTCTTTTGGATCAATTTGATCGGTGCACGTACGGCGTCCCTGGATCAGTTGATGATCAGCCActgccgccggagccgccaccgccgccgttgatgACGCCGTCGTTGCCGATGTTGAAGGACGGCTCGGGCGGCAGGAAGGGCGGCAGCGCGGTGAGCGAGGTGGAGGAGACCCGCCGGATGGAGCAGCACCGCAGGATCCGGCGGCGCTTGTTGAAGGGGTTCTCCGGCTTGGCCAGCACGTCCTTGCTGCTGGTGGTGCCGGCCCCGGCCACGTCCTGCAGGTTCGCGAACGACCGCGACTTGCCGGAGAAGAAGCTCGACAGCCCCCGCCTGCCAAATCAAGAACTCGCAAATTAACCCACCGACCGAACCGAGAATTCGCCGTTCTTGCAAGAAAGAATTGGTAGGGTTGTTAATGGGGATGATTAAGGGAAGGGAGGTAAAGCTGGTTAATTACTTGATGGGGAGGGCGTCGTCGAGGGCGTCCAGGCTCGCGAGCCCGCCGGTCTTCTTGGTCCTCCTCTGCCACGGCGTCTCCCTGGCGCTctccacctcctccccttcctcctcGTCCCCCTCGGAGACGGGGCCAATGGAGGACCGCTCGTTTTCCGCCTCGGCGGCAGCCTCGGCCTccctttcctcctcttcctccaccgtCTCCAGCACGAACAGCCCGTGGCCCTCACCGCCAAGCCGCCCCCCTtgcaccgccgccaccacctcctcctcctcctcctggtagtGCACGACGTCCTTCCTCTTcctcgccccgccaccgccggcaccaCCGCCGCACATCCCGGACGGAGCCACGGGCGCGGGCCCCACGGCCGCCGCCGCGGTAGCCACAACGGACATCGCGTCCGGCCGTGAAGGGTGCTGCAGCTGCTCTCATCAATGGCGCCCGCAGGCCTCGGCGCGCGGCTCAGACGCCCATGGCCTCGGCCACCATTGGAGCTGCTATTATTGCTCTCGTCGCGATGGTTCGGAGGACAGAAGGAGAGGATGGGAGCGGCGCGGGGGAGTATATAGGCCGGCTCCGGGGCCGGGGAGGGAGACGGGTGGACAGGGACGCGTGGAGGGGGGGACGTGTCGGAAGGGGCGAGGGTGACGGGCGCGCCGGACAGCGGAGGCTGCATGCACGCCAACACGTTTTGGCTTAGCCTTTTGCGTGCCCATGCCCCGTATATGGCGCGCCTTTTGTTTTGCCTATTCAAAGCTTATCGGCAACCATGGCTTCCTCTTCTAGCACTTTCCGTCTCATTTCCGTGAAGTTTCCCGGGTAATTTCTTGCCAATGCTATATATTTTGAATCGCCTCAAGCTACAACAATGAGTGTCGTGCGGATCATGGGAAGACCTTCACTAGGTTCGTGACACAATGGCGTATGATAGTTTACAATGTTTCTTTGTCACGAGATAGTAAAGTGATCACAATCAAGACACACATACAACCTACATATACAACACATTCATGTCACCACAGACTTGTGAAATTTGGTGTCTCGGATGCATGCTATGAATAGAGCGGGACATAAGAGGTTCACTTAATATGGCCACCTAAAATGTCGTATTCAATTTTTTGCTTTAGCTTAGCCTTTTGCATGTCCATGCCCCATATATGGCGCGATTTTTGTTTTGCCCAAATCAATGCCTTATCGGCAACCATGCTTCTATGGGTATCCCATGTGCAACATGGCATCTCACTCTTCACCTCTTCTCCTTGCCACGTCCCTCCGCACTTCCATCATGTTTCCAGGTGATCTCTTGCCAACAATATAAATTGGCATTGAGTAGGGAAGGTTCCTACCAATAATTAATACCACATTTAGTGAAGTAAAAAAGGATGTTGGGtgtttattttttttggtttacATGCGAAGGAGTCCAAAAACCGATGGGTCATTATAAAGGCAGTCTCAATGCCACTCACCATGGCGAGTCCGTGTTGGCCACTCTTGTTATATTTATATTTAGGTCTAGCATCAAATGTTTATGTTTTAGCTGCATAGATTTATTTTTTGTGTTCATTTAGTGGCTTTCTGCTCAGCCCACATAGACTCCCTATGATGAGCAGCGGCCCTCCAACTCAAAGGACGTTCCTAATACTTACTTTCCGTTTAATTTTCAATAAAGTGTCATAATCAGTTCAGAGTTTCGTCCAGCCGGCATATACTAAATTTACAACCAATTCATAGTTTAAGAGTTGAAATTGTTCTGGTATTTTTGTACCTATCATAATCACATGTATTTTTTAGCAAATTGTACTAGAGGGGGGCATGGATGCGTTGAGGGGAAGACGTGTCGGAAGCAGCGTGGGTGACAGCTGCGCACACATGGGAGGTTACATGCACCCACCCGCGGGGCAACATGTTTTACCTTACACTTTCGCGTACCCATGCCCCATATATGGTGCGGCTTTTGTTTTGCCTAATCAAAGCCTTAGCATCATCCACGCTCCTCTATGTACCCCGTACACAAACATGGTATCTCCCTCTCGTCTCTTCTTTGTTGCCACTTTCCCTCCCTTTCTCGCCATCTTTTCAAGGTAACTTCTTGCCAACAATGTTCATCGGCATTGGGTGTGGAAGATTCACATTGATATTTAATAGTACATTTCAGTGCACTAATAGTATGTTGGATGATGCTTTGTTTGTTTACATGTGGTGGCAATCAAAAAGACTATGTGTCGTTATAAACGTAATCCCAATGCCACTCACCGTAGCGGATCCATGTTGGCCATTCTTTGTTATGTTTGTGTTTGGGCCTAACGCCGGATCATTGTGCTTTAGGTAGCATAGATTTGTTTTTCGTGTTCATTTACCGATCCTCCACTCAGCCACATAGATTGCATTGGTGAGTAGTGACCCTCCATCTCATATCATCCATGGTGGTGGTCTCCTTGAATGAAGTCGTCCCCAACAAAATCTCTTGGTTGTTATCGATTCCATTAGGTCTCATATTCTCGTTGGTGAAAAACACATTTCTTACATGAATCATCTTTGTCGATCACAGTATGCTGGAGACACGTCAATACCTTCACTCTGAAGCTCGTCAAGCTACAACAACGAGTCTTGCGCAGTTAAGGGGAAGAACCCCGCTAGGTTGGTAACACAATGATGTGTGCTGAAATACAATGTTTTTTTATCGACAGAGAGTAAGCTGGACACaagtttcacacacacacacacacacacacacacacacacacacacacacacacacacaagttacATGTAGAACACTCATGTTACCACATACTCGTGGACGGTCGTGTCCCCAAGtcatactcccttcgtctaggtgtgtaagtcatcttacgaaaatcaaataatccaaaaacacttaggcacggtgcattaaattctacattgtttcttgtttcttgacatatcaaccaataagagatgtggggtgtgcatgcttttaatgacttgagactaccaaacacgacatgcagtggttagttcattgcatgcaatgctattaattagcaaatgaacattaagttctctcgttttttccttctccttggtcatggtgcacaacctaagatgacttactcacctagacggagggagtaatgtcTTTCGTTTTTTCCTTCTCCTTGGTCACGATGCACAACCCAAAATGACTTAAGGGGCTCACTTAATGCGGCCACCTTATACGTCATAATACTTACTTGTTGCTTAATTTTCTCGAGAGTGCCGCATACAAAATTTACATCAGTTTAGAGTGTGGGAGTTGGAGTTGTTTTATATTTTTCCACTTACCAGCAATCATATTTTTTAGCTAATACCTTCTCACTAAACTTGTCTTTTAGATATTCCATTTCCACAACCCTTTGGCACTCGACATACACGGTAAAACTATGTGCAATACAAAGCATGCCTTCTCCTGAGCAATAAACATTACTCCCTCTGTACAGTACGTAGATTGTAAACATAGCCAAATCTGATTTGCGCCATGCATGCATTGGACTCTGTGTCACACTTGTGTTACTAGCTGGCTGTAATGAACCAATGAGCTAAAAGTCAACATGCTGAGAAATGATCAAGGAGCTAAAGTCACAGCGACTAACTAAGCCACACGTTTTAATCACAGTGGCGCAGAGATTGTTTTAAACCGTCGGTGTGAGGACCTGCACATTCAGTCACGCACCCAGCCGCGAGCTAGACCTAAATCCCCGTAAAATATCTGGAAAATTGGTAGACGTGTGGTGCTTTGTTTTACACCACAACTTAGTCAACGTCCCACATATTCGCTCGGTCGGCGATcgattctttttcttcttctcatatCCTCATCACTAGGCAAGTACGCACACACTTTCGCTAATGCTTTTATTTCCCCATCGCTTTCGTGATCTTTTACGTCCAGATTTTCCATGGCGCGGCCTACGTGTTGCCAGATAGGGCTCGCTAGCTTATCGATGACGCCGGCGGCCATGACGAGGCGGCGAGCCTGGAATCTGCTTCTCCGGTAAAATTAAATTTATCGTCTCTGATCATGTGATCAAATTAAGGAGCTCCACTTGTCACGGCGTATCTTCGGTCAGATCCTCGCGACGAATTGCTCTGTCCTGACGTGAGCTAGCTACACATGGTTACATCCGCGATATAGTGATATGTCGCTGTTGAGTCAGCATGAGATTATACTGAACTATTGGTCCATGTCAGAGAAAATGGTAGGCGGTTATTTGAATGAAGCAGGTGGACATTATGAAACTGATCGGTTCACAGCAACCCACCTCCAAACAAACTGGGCATACAAAAATTAATATGGTGTGCTATTTTTTTTCCGGGGAATATTATTCAGCAGAGTATATGACAAGGATCAACGGCGTCAACCGAAAAGAAgcc
This genomic window contains:
- the LOC123161217 gene encoding uncharacterized protein gives rise to the protein MSVVATAAAAVGPAPVAPSGMCGGGAGGGGARKRKDVVHYQEEEEEVVAAVQGGRLGGEGHGLFVLETVEEEEEREAEAAAEAENERSSIGPVSEGDEEEGEEVESARETPWQRRTKKTGGLASLDALDDALPIKRGLSSFFSGKSRSFANLQDVAGAGTTSSKDVLAKPENPFNKRRRILRCCSIRRVSSTSLTALPPFLPPEPSFNIGNDGVINGGGGGSGGSG